CTGCGCGCACGTCGCGCGCGGCTGCAACTCGAGATCCGGCACCTCGTTACCACGCTGCCCCCGACTCGTAGGTGGTCGCGCCGACCGGTGCGGTCGACTCGACTGGCTCACACGAGGTCGCGGGCTCCTCTTCGCCGCGCGACGCACTCTCGTCGGTCGGCGAAGGAGACTTGGAGCGAGTCCCTCTACTCCTATATCTCTCCAGAACGCCAATTCCAATTACGCCTGAATGGCGAGCTCTTATCGGCCGTATTGGCAGGGACGTCCGGTCTTCTGTGTGTGAGGCGACAGGCACCTGGCGGTGCCCGTCCGAGTGATCCAGGAGGTGACCGCGCGGCTCCATCTCGCCATGCTCCGCGGTCGCGCGGCGCGCCGACCCGTGGCGCCCCGAGGCCCGCCGCCAGCAGATTCCTCCCAGCGGCAACGCCACGACTCCCGCAACGCCCTGAGGGACACGCATGAACATGGTCGTCGCCGGATGGACCATCGCCTTCTGGTTCGCCGCGCTGGGCGGCGGCCTCTACTGGACGCGGCGCTACGTGCGCGCCATCGAGGCGAAGGCGGGCGAGCACGAGCGGATCGCCGCGCTCGAGGCGCGCCTGGCCGCCCTCGAGGCGACGCAGTCCCAGTCGCTCGCCGCGCCCCGAACGGCCGAGCCGGCGCGGGTGGCCGCTCAGGCCACCACCACCACCCGCTAGCTCGGGCGCGCGGCCCACACCCACCTCCCACGAGGGTCTCCCATGTCCCGCGACGCGGTCACGCATCCCAACGCCGAGGCCTTCCCGGCCGGGCTCTCCGGTCCCGCGCTGCGGGCGCTCGCGCACGCGGGGATCCGCTCGCTCGCGCAGCTCGCCCAACGGTCCGAGGCGTCGGTCGCGGCGCTCCACGGGATGGGACCCAAGGGCATCCGCCTCCTTCGCGCCGCCCTCGAACAGCAGGGACGCCACTTCCGGCAAGGCTGAGCCGAGCGCGGTCGGGCGATCGGGCGCATCTTCAGGACAGGCGCGACCCGGCCCTTCTCCAGGTACCCCCGTGGAAAAACTGCTCGTCATGATCGTCTCGACCGTCGGCAGCGCCATCGGCTGGTGGCTGGGCGCGCGGGTCGGCATCATGACCGCCTTCATGGTCAGCATCGTCGGGCTCGCGTTGGGCGTCTGGGGCGGCCGCCGGCTCGCCCGGCACTGGTCGATCTGACGCCCGCTGGTTCACCGCCGTCATCGGCCTCTATGCGCTGGCGTTCCTGGAGCAGATATTGATGGTGAGCGTGTACGGCGACATCCCGCTGGACACGCGGACGATCCTCTGGCTGACGCGCCGCACGCGCGCATCCTCATAAGGGAGGTCCCATGGCGAAGAAGCATCGTACGGCCGTTCCCGACTTCTCGAGCCACAAGCCGCAGGCGCTCCGCCCGGGCGTCACGCCGGCGAAGGCCCCGGTCCCGGTGCCGGCGCCGCGGGTGAAGCCGCAATCGACGAACGCGAAGTCGGGGCGCCGCGGCGGATGAGGACGCGATGGGCGTCTCGCGCGCCGGTCGCCACGCTGCTCGCCGCGCTGACGCTGGTCGTCGCCGCGACGGCCTGCTCCGATCCGCTCGCGCCGGAGGACGCCGCCGGCGTGTACGTGCGCGGGCCCGGCGGGTTCACGTACGCCCCGAACGACGCGTACTACCGCATCCACGCGGACACGATCCTGCTCCGCGCCGACGGCACCGGCGTGCGGCGGACCCATATCGAGTTGCCGACGATGGGACCGATGCCGACGATCACCCGGAACGAGTTGCCGTTCCGGTATTCGCTCGACGGTCGTGATGTGCTCGTGTCCTACCTGTGTCCCGGGATGTGCCTCGCCATGAGCGCGCCCGTGCGCTTCGAACTCTGGGGCGGGGTGCTCATCGCGCGCGACGAGCCCGACGCGACCTTCGAGCGGCGGAGCCCGGTCGCGCCGGTGGGCGAACTCTACTAGTGCGAGCCGCATCGGCCATCCTCTCGCGCGCGAGCGCGGCGCTGCTCGCGCTCGGCGGTCTCGCGCTCCTCTTCGCGTCGGACCGGATCCTGCCGTGGCTCGCGCCGGGGATGCCGCCGAACGCCGCATGGATCGGACAGTTGATCGCCGCCGGCTGGGCGGGCATCGCGTTCCACAACTGGATCGCGCGCGAGCAGCGCCTCGGCGGCATCTACGGACGCCCCACGGTGCTGCTGAATCTCATGCTCTATATGATCAGTGCGCTCGGCCTGGTGAAGGCGGACGGCGCGCCGATGGCGGTCCGGGTGATGGCGCTCCCGTTCGGCGCAATGGCCGCCCTCTACGGTGCGGTGCTCCTGCGCGGCCCCTTCGACACCTAGGTGCCCGCGCCCCACGCGTTCGACCTCGCCGAGGCGGTGGCCCTGCTCGAGCGCACGCCGTCGGCGTTCCGCGCCCTGCTCGCCGGGCTGCCGGAGGCGTGGACCACCGCGGACGAGGGGCCGGAGACCTTCACCGCGTTCGACAACGTGGGCCATCTCGTGCATGGGGAGCGGACCGACTGGATCCCCCGCGCGCGGATCATCCTCGCGCAGGGGAGCGACCGCCGTTTCGCGCCGTTCGACCGCTTCGCGCAGCAGCACGAGAGCGCCGGGAAGACCCTCGGCGCGCTGCTGGACGAGTTCGCCACGTTGCGCGCCGGGAACGTCGCGACGCTGCGGCGCTGGTCGCTGACGGACGCGCAGCTCGCGCTCGTGGGCGAGCATCCCGCCTTCGGGGCGGTGACGCTGCGGCAGCTGCTCGCGACCTGGGTCGCGCACGACCTCGGCCATCTCGCGCAGACGTCGCGGGTGATGGCGAAGCGCTATCGCGAGGCGGTGGGCCCGTGGCGCGCGTATCTCCCCGTGCTCGACCGATGAGCGCGCCCGAGGGGCGCGCGCCGCGGCGCGTGGTGGTGGTGGGCGCGGGAGCGGCCGGCGCGATGGCGGCGATCTTCGCGGCGAGTGGCGGTGCGCGCACCACGCTCGTGGAGCGCACCGCCGACGGCGGCCGCAAGATCCTCATCAGCGGCGGCGGCCGATGCAACATCCTCCCGCTGACGCTCGACGAGACGCGCTTCGTGACCGACTCGTCGCCGAACACCCTCCGGCGCATCGTGCGCTCGTGGCCGCTCGCCGAGCAGCGGCGGTTCTTCGAGGAGACGGTCGGGATCCCGCTGGCGGAGGAGCCGGCGCTCGCGAAGGTGTTCCCCGCGTCGCACAAGGCGCGCGACGTGCGCGACGGGTTGCTCGCGCTCGCCCGCGCGCGCGGCGCGACGCTGCGGATGGCGACGCGCGTGCTCGACGTCGCGCCGCACGCGGGCGCCTGGCGCGTGACGCTCGCCGACGCCGACCCGATCGACGCCGACGCGGTGATCCTCGCGAGCGGCGGCCTCTCGGTGCCCAACACGGGGAGCGAGGGCTTCGGGCTCGAGACGGCGCGCGCGCTGGGGCATGTGATGCACCCGTCGTACGCGGCGCTCACGCCGATCCACGATGCGTCGGGAGCGTTCGCCGCGCTCTCTGGGGTGTCGCTCACGGTGACGCTCACCGCGCGCTCCGCGGCGCGCACGGCGACGCACACGGGCGGGTTCCTCTTCACGCACCAGGGCTACAGCGGGCCGGCGGCGCTCAACGTCTCGCATGTGGTGGTGCGGGCGCGACACGAGGGGATGCCGGCGCGCCTCACGGTGCAGTGGACCGCGCTGGGCGACGCCGAGTGGGAGGCGGCGCTGCGTCCGCAGGGCGCGCGCACGGTCGCGGCGGCGGTGCGCGGCGAGCTCCCCGACCGGCTGGCGATGGCGCTCATCGAGCGCGCGGCGGTCGATCCGCTGCGTTCGCTCGCGGAGCTGCGGCGCGAGGAGCGCAAGCGGCTGATCGAGATGCTCGTGCGCGGCGACCTGCCGTGGAGCGGCGACGACGGCTACAAGAAGGCGGAGGTCACCGGCGGCGGGGTGAGTCTCGCCGAGATCGACCCGCGCACGATGGAGAGCAAGCGGCACCCCGGGCTCTTCCTGTGCGGCGAGCTGCTCGACGCGTTCGGGCCGATCGGCGGCTACAACTTCCTCTGGGCATGGGCGACGGGTCGGGCCGCGGGCAGCGCGGCGTCCGCACGCGTGGTGGCGGGTGATCCCGCTCGCGGGTGACTGAACGGCGCGCATTCGCGTAGATTCGGTCACGGAGGCACCACCATGCTGAACGCCCAGTACTTCCGCACCGCCTTCGCGGATGCGGTGCGCCAGAACGATCCACGTCATCGCGTGGAGCTGCACCTGCGCACCGGCGCGGTCTATGAAGTGACCGGCGTGCACGAGGTGGACGACGGGTTCGTCTCGCTCGACGTGCTCCCGCCCGAGGAGGCGGACATCGCCGCGCAGCGCGCGCGCGCCGGGGCCGCCGCGGCCCCTAACTCGGGCGCGACGGACCGGCTCGTCGTGTCGTACGAGAGCATC
This sequence is a window from Gemmatimonadota bacterium. Protein-coding genes within it:
- a CDS encoding DinB family protein, which produces MPAPHAFDLAEAVALLERTPSAFRALLAGLPEAWTTADEGPETFTAFDNVGHLVHGERTDWIPRARIILAQGSDRRFAPFDRFAQQHESAGKTLGALLDEFATLRAGNVATLRRWSLTDAQLALVGEHPAFGAVTLRQLLATWVAHDLGHLAQTSRVMAKRYREAVGPWRAYLPVLDR
- a CDS encoding aminoacetone oxidase family FAD-binding enzyme, producing the protein MSAPEGRAPRRVVVVGAGAAGAMAAIFAASGGARTTLVERTADGGRKILISGGGRCNILPLTLDETRFVTDSSPNTLRRIVRSWPLAEQRRFFEETVGIPLAEEPALAKVFPASHKARDVRDGLLALARARGATLRMATRVLDVAPHAGAWRVTLADADPIDADAVILASGGLSVPNTGSEGFGLETARALGHVMHPSYAALTPIHDASGAFAALSGVSLTVTLTARSAARTATHTGGFLFTHQGYSGPAALNVSHVVVRARHEGMPARLTVQWTALGDAEWEAALRPQGARTVAAAVRGELPDRLAMALIERAAVDPLRSLAELRREERKRLIEMLVRGDLPWSGDDGYKKAEVTGGGVSLAEIDPRTMESKRHPGLFLCGELLDAFGPIGGYNFLWAWATGRAAGSAASARVVAGDPARG
- a CDS encoding DNA-binding protein; protein product: MSRDAVTHPNAEAFPAGLSGPALRALAHAGIRSLAQLAQRSEASVAALHGMGPKGIRLLRAALEQQGRHFRQG